Proteins from a genomic interval of Zingiber officinale cultivar Zhangliang chromosome 1B, Zo_v1.1, whole genome shotgun sequence:
- the LOC121981885 gene encoding flavonoid 3'-monooxygenase CYP75B137-like: MQGSNKVSIRSYLAISLLTLLCSVFLLRWLRWRSCGRGRPPLPPGPLGLPFLGSLLSLEPELHVYFRRLALTHGPVLSLRLGSKLHVVLSSPAAVREAFKDHDEALANHDPPACSADALRHNMVWCPHGPLWRSLRKVTVRELLSVSGIEAVSHLRCREVQQTVSGLRAGEPVAVRDLVFTTVFHVMTGMLWGVTPSDDAASQFRKVIQESIWMLSVPNVSDFFPKIAALDLQGLSRRMKELYERYTLLFAKFAEEKHGEGFLKVMMQVLEKDDKESFTLDNVKGLFLDLVMAGTDTSTSAVEWAMSELMCNPEAMKRVRNELDAVVGKGRLVEESDLPKLPYLCAVMKETLRLHPVIPLLVPHSPSSTFVLGGYTIPKGSKVFINVWAIHRDPALWEDPLQFRPERFLQGNQNYDFRGNTCIYLPFGLGRRICVAISLSQRMIIYMLASFLHCFDWELPEGHELELSGVFGIVLKKARPLVLIPRARNHQLDIRTLC, translated from the exons ATGCAGGGAAGTAACAAGGTCTCCATCAGGTCTTACCTCGCCATCTCTCTCCTAACCCTACTCTGCTCCGTCTTCCTCCTGCGGTGGCTGAGATGGCGGAGCTGCGGCCGAGGAAGGCCGCCCCTACCCCCTGGGCCCCTCGGCCTTCCATTCCTTGGAAGTCTCCTCTCCCTCGAACCCGAACTGCACGTCTACTTCCGCCGCCTCGCCCTCACACATGGCCCCGTCCTCAGCCTCCGCCTCGGCTCAAAGCTCCACGTCGTTCTCTCCTCCCCAGCCGCTGTCCGAGAGGCCTTCAAGGACCACGACGAGGCCTTGGCTAACCACGACCCCCCCGCTTGCAGCGCCGACGCCCTCCGCCATAACATGGTGTGGTGCCCCCACGGCCCGCTTTGGCGCAGTCTCCGCAAGGTCACCGTCCGCGAGCTCCTCAGCGTCTCCGGCATCGAGGCTGTCAGCCACCTGCGGTGCCGAGAGGTCCAGCAGACCGTCTCCGGCCTCCGCGCCGGCGAGCCGGTAGCCGTGCGGGATCTGGTGTTTACCACGGTGTTCCACGTGATGACGGGCATGCTATGGGGAGTGACGCCCAGCGACGACGCGGCGAGCCAGTTCAGGAAGGTGATCCAGGAGTCCATCTGGATGTTGTCAGTGCCAAACGTGTCGGACTTTTTTCCGAAGATTGCGGCGCTGGATTTGCAGGGTTTGTCGAGGAGGATGAAGGAACTTTATGAGCGTTATACTTTGTTGTTTGCCAAGTTTGCAGAAGAGAAACACGGCGAAGGTTTCCTAAAAGTGATGATGCAGGTTCTGGAAAAGGATGATAAGGAGTCATTCACTCTGGACAATGTCAAGGGCTTGTTCCTT GATCTAGTAATGGCAGGAACAGATACATCCACAAGTGCAGTAGAATGGGCGATGTCTGAGCTGATGTGCAACCCCGAAGCCATGAAGAGAGTAAGAAATGAGCTCGACGCAGTGGTCGGTAAAGGACGCCTAGTGGAAGAGTCAGACCTGCCAAAATTGCCTTACCTTTGCGCTGTGATGAAGGAGACGCTCCGCCTGCATCCAGTGATTCCTCTGCTGGTTCCCCACTCGCCCAGCTCCACTTTCGTACTAGGTGGGTACACCATTCCCAAAGGTTCCAAGGTCTTCATAAATGTTTGGGCAATTCACAGAGACCCTGCTCTGTGGGAAGATCCCTTGCAGTTTCGACCCGAGAGATTTTTACAGGGGAATCAGAATTATGATTTTCGTGGAAATACTTGTATCTATCTGCCATTTGGACTGGGGAGGAGGATATGCGTGGCGATTTCTTTGTCGCAGAGGATGATAATATACATGTTGGCTTCCTTCCTGCACTGCTTTGATTGGGAGTTGCCAGAAGGGCATGAACTTGAGCTCAGTGGGGTGTTTGGAATTGTGTTGAAGAAGGCTcgaccacttgttcttattccaAGAGCAAGAAATCATCAACTAGATATTCGAACTTTATGTTGA